From the Vanessa cardui chromosome 8, ilVanCard2.1, whole genome shotgun sequence genome, the window aaatacgtttttaatttaatcttatgaAACAGTTTTTAAccttaaatattaaacagttaCGATTGGCCGCTAGTCTGCCTTAATAAATgtacgaatgaatgaatgattttatAGTCTGTGCCACTCGGATGAAGGGTTCTAACTTCTAAATCATTAGAACCCTTCATTCAGCTAGAAGCTTTGACCTTACAGTTCTGTTTCGGACAGtgcaaaaatacatttattttcgtCTCAAATGCAAGAGGAAATACTTCCGGACATTAAGACATCCGACTTGACATTACAACAGGAATTCGATTGCCAAGCTGCTGGGGATATTGGTGCCGTCGTCTGTGTCCGACTTCGAAATGGTTTCGCGACTTCAGAAGCTGATAGATGCCCATCACGACTTCACGATTGTCTCACGACGGTACGACGACCCCGCGCTGTTGCGGGCTTCGTCCAGATCCCCGCCCCCTTCACGGTGCAGGACACGAACACCAGACCGGTAAATACTAACATACTAGACATAACAATAATACTAGACATAATAAAGATTACTATAAGATAAAACACTCAATTGCATTGCTTTATTGCAGtgacaagtaaataaatcgttataaaataatggttagattattatatatagatattgcaTCCTTATACTAAATTTCACTATGATTACAGTATTATTTATACAgcgtaatatttaatacaagaacTTCATTGAATTTAGTTTGTAATCTCAAACGCATTTTAGCAATCATTACATTTTCACATTACATGCCAGAGGGGTttgggtttattttattttattatagttttaaatattcaatcgtCAGCTACGATAGTACTGGTTGCGGGTAAATGTCcaacatgtaaaaaaaaacgaaagtaataaactatttattatatccaTAAACTATTCATTAAGAAGCTGAAATCCGGTTGACATTTTGCAGATGATAACCTTCTTACTTCAATTAGTCCGTCTTAATTTTACAGACACTACATTCAATCATGtacttattacagttattaaactATATACCAATAttctacatacatatttattagtaGAGACTGTATTTGGCGCTTACCCTACTCATACATAACTCTGTGGCTTCTCaaagactaaaataaaaattaaattgataccaTAGATAATTATTAACTAGTTACAAACATTATTAATCTGAGTCcagagtaattattatttttttacaaatagtcTAACACATCACTAGTCACTTGTTTTTATAGTTGAATTTAAAACGTCGTAAGTGCATTGTTCTAGATCCCTTCGTTATGATGATTCCGGATACGCCGACCCGGCTTTCGATTTGGAGGACGAGCTTTACAAAGGACGCGCGCCGTTGTGACAGtcgcgccgccgcgcccgctTCTAGCCGGAATAGGCTCGGCGAttcgatgtttaaaaatattatagacaaCTTTAATAATCCTTAAAAATTATGATGGAATAAATACGCAAAATATCAATAATCAGaactacatatatacaattCTCCTCGATATGTTTACGTAGTCTCTCCATtagcatattaaaataaaacctttttttatcaaccttattaatgtatgtaatttaatattatttttgttatataagttataaacGTAACTCGATGTACACTAACGAGTGTTActgttaatttatgtaaaaaatatattttcaatgtctTCAACTAATTTAAGTAATGTTTCAACTATTTCATAATAACGTTAAACgcaaacttgaattaaatttgtaGCAAAAAGTtttcgttatattatattttttgtagtatttaTAAAGCATTACGAAAAACCGTAATGTTAGGCTAACATTGGTTAGATAAGTATATTattcttgtttaatttaaaacacatttaacaTAATCCTGCTAGTATCACCCCTTTCATTTTAGAATATATATGCTTgcgacacacacacatacacataccaAAGAAAGTCGAGATAAGACGCTCATTACTTAAATACAACCGTTTCAATTTGATTTGtgtaattatcaatattaagttcttaattttgtttatttactatttatactGATTATTACTGGAGAGACATCTGGTATAGATCCTATTCTAACATAGCGTAATGGCGTACTGTCAAATATTAATCATGTCAAAGACATagacaaaatatatacttttgagTAACGATCTGCGAaaagttttttactttttttatggtataggtcggcggacgagcatatgggccacctgatggaaagtggtcaccatcacccatagacaatgacactgtaagatatattaccttacatcgtcaatgtgccaccttgtgcctgtagttacactggctcactcacccttcaaaccggaacacaacaatactgagtactgttatttggcggtagaataactgatgacttTATTTATGCTTCGGACACTTAACAAATTACTCAATGTTTATAGTTATTCCTTTGCACCTTAGAGTCTCATTGTGTACTCTATATTTATAGTAACGTCCTTCAGTTCAACCAACcagatatatgtttattttccgTCACTCAAATGCTACTAACTCCGAGATACTACTGTTATGTAATAAGGACTTCCATTAATGACTTTTAGTGCATTATCTTTAATCTGTGGTGTGAGAAAATCTGAGCCAAGGGTCTTCAATAtgcttataaaaaaatccatccTAATCAAAGAGCTTTAATAGCCAAacaatttttaagaaaaaatggtatatttttaaattaacccgCTTACACATATAGCTATTAGCATATTAGTATTGACCGGTATTGTATATTAGCATTCGTATGtagatttaaaaattgttaagttttatttaatgtgttcattttatttttaaaccaacGTGTTGGTTGAATCAGCATTAAATGTACCGTTATTTTTACTTGTGGACTTAAACGAGTTTAAGTATTCTTTTATGTATAACATCttgttaataatgttattttatccCTAGGATTTGTTAGTATCAgaagttatatatttgtatagatattaatttgtaataaggatataaaaaaatgaattagttttatttaaatgtcgtgattaatataataatatttgagatcattttttaagaataaaaaataattaattctaagtTTTAAGTCATAATCGTAAGCGTTACGTGTTTtagaaaataacaatataattacatatcaaATTAATGTGTGGATGTGTTcaaatttagttaatatttggcAAGCTAGATGTCAAAAGCAcaatctaattaataaaaataaggaatCGATGTTAGAAATATTGGTTACAATAAACGACTTGGaaattttttgtctttttatttcCGCTACCAACGTAAAGAGGATTTAAATGACTATAAATATCTCACTAAGACCTCTTTGGAACGATTCTTTTTGAACAAATTCCATAAAGCTTCATCTCTTTTCCTCGTCTCCGAAACACTTttaataatctaattaatttttgtacattttttgtgtatatctgttacaattcataattaaatgttctatctttttataatttaaatctaattaaattattaaatacccGGTATTGTACCAATAACCcggtacttaataaaatatactcagTTACGTGTAATCTTTAGTAGTggcaatatacataataatttttgtatttgcacaaaaaaatattttgctttttataaCAACATGTGAGTAAGatatttcgaattaattttaatactaaagcAATACACAACAACATAACAATAactaacaatatacaaaaatataaactagaccaacaaatatgttatatattatataataaaatcattggatgaaataataaatcatttgacGGTAGAACTAGATTATTGTCTTACATTATCTTTCATTACGAGACTAACTTTAGCAGTCGGCTGTGGTCAGTGTTAAGTCGTTCTTTCaatcgttttaataatttttactatGATTTACtacattagtatttttatattactcatTAGCCCTGGTAAGTGATACTAAATAAGCTGTCTATGATTTTAATGAACTCATTTATTGACGCCATTGTCTTATAAACATGCCTTGTATAATTTATGGGtgtaataaaaagatatattatttcacGTTTTatgaacaaatttaaaaatatattataatatattattacaatataaatctgAAGAAAGGTTAGTTTTATTTGTGTAAACTAAATTGATGGAATGACAATACTTTCAAGAAACCAGAGACCATCAACTAAGTAGTAATTtctttttagtaatataataccATGTGGGATTCGTTCTATTAGTATTCGTTAGATCACATCccgtggattttttttaatgttttgtttttatggagtaggttggcggacgagcatatgggccacctgatggtaagtggtcaccatcacccatagacaatgacgctgtaagaaatattaactatttcttacatcgtctatgtgccaccaaccttgggaactaagatgttatgttccttgtgcctgtagttacactggctcacttaaaccggaacacaacaatactgagtactgttatttggcggtagattaactagtgagtgggtggtacctacctagacgggcttgcacagagccctaccaccaagtggatGGTAAAAAATTGGAATTTATCAAAGGTTCATCAATGCACGCAGCTGTCCACGTGTCATTTAAGACCGATTTAGTTATTCTGATTCAATTTTATCAGCAAAAccctatattatataagtattaataaatacagtaaACCAGTAAatagtgttataaaaaatacaactaatatttatttatttaagtaatgcCGAAGCCCCGGTACGTAGAACTAGATGAAGACGAGCAACAGTTATATCGGACTGCATACGAAACTCCCTCTTACGATAACGATGAACACGAGGACGACCATGACATGCCACTGCACACCGGCAAGTTAGACCTCCTTAAAGATGGCTTGTGGGCTATAAAAGCTAAGATAAATGAATTAAAGATGTTTAACAAAGCCTTGGCAGCGAATTTATTATCAACGAAACTCAAAGTCAAAGAACTTCTAGCCCACCAGATTACAATGAAGAAACATCACCACGAAACGCCTGAAAAGAAAAAACCGATCCATAATTATCAGGTAAATCATTTAGCAGAATTTTATTCTtcgaacattttattttcagattggctgaatgtgatatcgtaaataaaaaaacaataattaaatccgaatatttttaaaattagaacgcgtgcatcttaaccgatgattgcggctactcagctgatttatgtgcttaatttgtctttatagttcatctcgtgctcagcggtgaaggaaacatcgtgaggaaacctgcatgtgacaaatttcatagaaattctgccacatgtgtattccaccaatatgttccaaaccttctcaaagggagaggaggcttttagcccagcagtgggaatttacaggctgttgttctaatcaattaaaaaaagctaaaacgaaacagttattgttattattataatacagacattatattttacaattgaacGTGCGTGTGTTAAGCAGCGTTTTCAGTtggtatgataataataataatatagttaaaataaagGTAGATAAGATGTTGAATCCTTATTAGCACGCTCACTATGCATATTTCTTACTGAACGAATGTATAAAAAGcgaacacatttatttaatgacCTTTTTATTCTGTATCATATACAGAATAAAAAGGTCATTAAATAAATCACTATGTTGCCACGCAACTGGAGGCTGATCGGAAAACCTTCATACGGCTATGAACAAAAACGTCCATAGCTTTAACAATATGTGACATTTAGGTGTAATCGAGTTATTGACGTTGCACATTCCGTATTAAATTGATGAGGTACTAGACTTATTCTCAGCAACTTTCCGAATAAGGATTTACATTGAAAGTAATCATGATTTTAAACTGTTTCAGCCTCAACCTTATCCGATGTATGAGCCGCAAATACCGCAATACGTTGCGCCTCAACACGGCCACGATCCTTACTACGGGCACTGAACAACCAAACTGAAAAACTACACGCTGGACGTTTTTTAAcctctacatatatataataaatactaaacaatGCATACAAATAACAATCAACGAAGTACCTTCATTCTGGTaacagaattatataataatattattaaattcaaattacgatttctataataaattatcatcgttaattttaaagagaacacgacttttatttatatgagagTAGTTAGACCTCATACGTCACAACTTCTTTAAGAAAGtgcattacataaattaaatttttaattgggAAGGTCACCCGTTCGTGTTTACTGTTTAGTAGTGTAGTTAAACGCAGCGCGCGCGCAGGGCACACGTGTACTAGAAGTGAATCGCTTTTTCTGATTCCTATATCGAATAGAGAAACAGAAGCCTCGCTTAGTTTTACACTGTGTTAAAAGCCGCCTGGAACcgtgttaaaataaaatgacagcTAAAGCATAAATAATACGATTACAATTATCCCGAAATGATGTTATTGTTAGTCATTAAAATAGAAGTGGACATGTCCTTATCGATACAGTAATATCAGCTGTTTAAGTGAGGAAAACGTTGTTCTGTAACGAAATGAGGATCAATTGTACATGGATTATTTTTCTGGTATGacttgtatttatttgataaaattataagatttttgtttatcgatatagaatatttgaaaatggaattaaaaGACATCACAAATGAATGTgttctatatataatttaagcgcttattaaattaattcgatTGCGTTAACGTGTAGCCAAAGGTCTAAGGCAGTACCTCAGCTCCGCCCACATTGTTCGCAATGTAACAGCCTCATGTTAACCTTCATGTCAAACGCGTGCGGATTTTAAAAGTCCGCTAAACAATATAGTACAATTTGTGTTCTACAtaagttactttaaaaattgtctgtcattaaaaaaaatgtaacccaCCTTGAAACAAGAAATTTCGTTTCTAAAATCACTTAAACTGTTACTTTAAACGTTGTGAAAAGAAAACagtttaagtaatatttctatttattcataaatatagcAAATTAAGTATGAAATCCACAAATACGTGTTCCATATAACATAGTCCGAGCGTCCATTATTTTTTCTCAAAGGAATCGTGTCTCGTTCAGTGGTTACGCAGAAAATAAGTATAATTGTTCTCGCTTAAAAATTACAATCGAGTATAAAAAGAGCTATAACAAAATCATTACAATTTACAACGCAGTTTAACTTGGACCCTGACCCTGAGCTAGCATGACGCTAAATGAAGGCGTGTAAGGAATCCAGTCTTCACGCATCGCACTTAGGCAAAGTCCCTCAGCTTTTTCACGATCACAGCATTTACTATTTAGCATAAATTCTCatcagatatattataaattaggaCACCATATAACTTATCTTAAAAGatcttattgaaaaataaaaatagaatgtatATAGGCCAGTTATTTTTAGAGTAGTAGAACCTCTTTAAATAATGTCTCTATATTGTATCCTTATTCATAGTCTGTAAGataatatcgatttaaaaaataaactcatgCATTCCAGACAGTAACTGACATTCCGATTTGGTTCGTTGCGTCGTATCCTTCACCTAAAATATACCTTTGATAATATGAAACGAATAATATCAATCATATTTTACAAACAGCAAATTATCTTAAAGAAGTGTTTTAGAAAGTATTTCAATATACTAATGTATTACACATTACGATGTATTCATAAAGTTACTTAGTaaaattctaaatcaattacttacattaaataataaatataatagacatCCTAAATCAAAATAAGTACTTTTAAATCTTTAAGTAAGCATTTATGTTGCTTATATAAAAGTACGTAAtagctaatatttttattacattcagaCAACTTctttctattcttttttttttttggctgtATACTCAGATACAGTGCAATACtgagaaacttttttttaaataagttcaaTGGTAAATACATTTCGTTATAAGTCCTTGTTAATCTTAgtatataactattaatataaaatataatttacaactacgaaaaaatatcgaattagtaaaatatttacttatttatctcATTAGGAAACAAATGGTACGTAATGAACACGTTCTCtgatgaaatttatattaaaaacatgtgaTTAACACCACACACTTAGACTTACTCAAAGtgcagtttataaaataaattaattcagtaAATCTATAATGGTATGCAATGACTTGgctttttattacatatgacaaaaaaatttgatacaaactatttttttatacacaataatatgatatatgctgtttaaaatttataactaatCGTAACTTATACAAATACTAGCTGAATCAACGACTTTACCTgcgtgaaataaaatataaaaataaaaaaattaaaattcctgATAGAATACAAACCATCACCCCCAATTTTACCCCTTCAGGAGTGAAAAATAACTTTTGCAAGACACTCAAACTGCCTACATGCCAATTCTCACGTatatcggttcagcggtttaagactattattgcatttataatattaggtagttaatataataaattgactttgcatataataataatacaatccttcaataatttatataatgtttcccgatttaagcatatttacgtACACACTTATcgttaaacaaacaaacatttttaatcatataagaTGTTATGATGAATTATGAAGAATATCGATTCAATTATTGAATCACCTAGGGTTCCCTCTAGGGCGTCTCATCCCGTGGATTATTCTGAgtgaaataatattcaataattattaaatcgtTCCAAAGTTTTCGAAGATAAAATAGAAttgtatcataaaatataaggGGAACCTGTATTATACAAATCTAAAAACATTGGAGGCACATTAACTGTAGTAACACTGTCTTACTCACCCtacaaatcggaacacaacaatactgtgtactacTGTTTGCGGTAGAACATaagatgagtaggtggtacctacaggcaggcataaatataataaaacatggacacaattatgtaaaaaaatctaaGAACAAAAATCATACTTATACGTTGAAGAAATTTCCAGGCCATTTgagcataaataaatacatcaatagATATACCATAACTATAgtcttctatatatattatgaaatattttctcGTATGTCAATCAAGTGAAAACTACCAAACGTGTCGTTACTGTGAATAGGGACGCGAAAATATTATCCATAgataattatagaatattttttaatataacgttttttgtttattaattaagcgaagcgggtaacagctagtaacACATATATTAGATAACTGCgactctaatattataaagtaactctgtctgtctcttgCACTTAACGACCACCGatcagaaattaattaaatttggtatgaagcaagcttgaactaaaataaaataccgtCGAATTGAGAAtcatcactttttttttaagtcggttatatattataaaggaaataggctactttGTGCAGAACACTTGAcgacaataaacatatatatcaacATCCTAAATTAGTTTAGTTATTgcaaataattttctaaatactttttttaaattccctgtgctttttttaaattgccttttataatattttttgtttttgagcgatataaaatcaaaaatcgcAAATCTGAtgcgtaataaaataatttaacataatcatttgtaatgtatttattcgtaattaaaataacatacttaCCTTTAAATGTGAGGTAATGAATGTCACTGAATGATATTTAGAACGAACGTGAACGAGAGTAGGTATTGACGAATTTTAATCCAGTTGAGGGCGATACAGGTTTAGGTATTACTTCCTTGTGTTTTTGTGTTACGACCTCAATTAATGTACGTatgtgcaattatttttttattccagcTACTAATTATAAAAGAATCTCTGAtgcgtatttttgttttattaatagtaattaattgataaaaaagtaatatgaaCGTGTCTCGTGTAATAAACGTTCGTGAAAAATGAACAAACGATTGCGtcagatttttaatatttcattatgaaagttttttttttaattaaaatttctaatataaTCTGTAGTGCATATAAagactctttttttaaattttaaattctcattaaattataagccctaaaatatgtttaaatgtgTGCACACTCAACTAGAAATTCTAACGAACGTACTATAAAACGTTTGCGTGGTGAATGCTCAGATGTTTGCAAAGCAGACTAtaagtacattatttaaaaaagatttccTTTGTGGTTTCAAGTTCGCTATCATCTCGCAATTTATTTGCATTCGAGTTTAAAATACCTCACGATCTGGTAAATCAGAACAGGTTTCTTCGCCTCACCCTGCACGCTCGCAGCGAACCATATAAAGTTAATAGAGACAATGAATAACtatattaatcatattacactggtttgatttataaatttatttcacattatgatgcatatttgtttttcatatgaattatttatttgaaactgaataaagaaatcttttttttcattcaaagtTTAACGCGATTAGAGTTTATAACACAAATTCAAGAGTAGTGTGACAAAATTGTAAGGGTGTCCAAGGACTCTTGCgcctttttaattttagctgataatgtaaaatttcttttaatgaTAACATATCTTTTAAATTTCGCTAATTATgcagcttttattatttaataatgtataaaagaaCTTTGTTTCGCCGTAACAGAACTCATCTTTTGTGTTCTGAACTTATAATGTACCttaattttagttcatattatTCAAGTTGCTCAAACAACGTGATCTAGCTTAGGTATAAGGTTGCGCTTGCTCAACTCTGCCTTACTCTATGACGTATTTAATAGCTAGTCATGCCTTGCCAGTCCATTAgtactattctttttttattaagtatttaaagaactcttaaatttttaaaacgtctttttttttaatttattgaattaatatcaaacagtcaagtaaatatttagctattgtttatatgtttatgttaaaataaaaaataagtacttctAGCGAAACTCTAGGCAGTAAAAACTATCGGGGTTACTCTCTGGCGAAAGTAACCCCGATAGTTTTTACTGCCCAACTTTTTAAagcttacaatttaataaaacaacatatcATATCGTATCAAAACAAACCTACAAacgttgtattattattttttaatttagtaatagaGGGGGCTTTAACACTTTTTGGTCCATTGCCGAGCAAAAATTTATAGTTCTTCTATACGAACGGTTACCATTCCTATTATACTAATTACCTATGCTATAATTGACACCAGTACCAACCAATTTTAGTCCAACTTTGATCAGATGTTTCGCCAAAACGAAAAAAGATTcctcattttatttcattaacgtATTATGTAATCATTATTCTATACGTGCCGATGCTAGATAAAAGTGTTTGAAATATTCGAATGGATCCAAGTTTTCTATTAAGGGTTTTGAGTTAGATAAAAGGCGCTCGAAGGCCACCGAGTGCGTGTGCCAACAATACTGACAAACTAATTAAACAATTGCATTCGACCTGTCACACCTGTGGTCAACAATTATATCTAGTTACTTGCGACTAATTCTCTTAGAATTTATCTAATAATAGATAGCaaccatttaataattaaactataaataaaaatttcgaagAAAACGAATTGGTAGGTCTTGGAAGCTAGACTCTTTCCTACCTTTCTTTCCTAACACGTATTTGACATAACTTATAATTCTTAATGCTTTCATATCTACGTAATAAAAAGTAGTATTTCTAACGCTGCCTATATTTCTATTACAAGACAGTAAATGTTgctcattattataaatttggagAATTAGTTTGTTTGAAAGAGCTAATCTCAGGTAGCTTATTTATTGAGAGCGCCAAAAGCGGCTACtatgattataaaatgataagaaTCGTTTTTAAAAGATCAACTGCTAGATTGGATATGTCTTGAAcagaatttcaatgtaattgtaatttaaagcaACAAAAATCAAACCTATTCAACCTTTATGTTCCCAAATCAAATTGCGCTAGCGAACAGATATTTGatggatgtgtctaattttcgAGGCGATTACAAAATGTCAGCGAATTGTTAAagcaaaataacaaaattacgaATCTTTTATGTTCCGACATATCGGGTACCAAATTTGCATCAAATTTACATGTATGTAGATACTATCAGAGTATGTGAAACATAAAtgtagtgtacacagatctgtaataatataataaatattattggacttatattgtatgtatatattatttgtgtatttatgtatctgtcccCTCGAGTAACAGACATCGCGGAAAGcgcgggaatataaaatatatgatttgggcGCGGGTGAAGACGGTGTGTGTGTACGGCgagtggatatttaaatataatacatatttatatgtaacttgtaaATCGATCTTACAATCA encodes:
- the LOC124531756 gene encoding uncharacterized protein LOC124531756 codes for the protein MPKPRYVELDEDEQQLYRTAYETPSYDNDEHEDDHDMPLHTGKLDLLKDGLWAIKAKINELKMFNKALAANLLSTKLKVKELLAHQITMKKHHHETPEKKKPIHNYQPQPYPMYEPQIPQYVAPQHGHDPYYGH